Proteins from a single region of Corvus moneduloides isolate bCorMon1 chromosome 19, bCorMon1.pri, whole genome shotgun sequence:
- the CCDC61 gene encoding coiled-coil domain-containing protein 61 isoform X1 — translation MTDSSSNQWCRGDGARASPDSQWQREAGEQRGRAEQQWHCHDGRRQQPMSGGAACGQPMRQRGTPRTMGEPRYLQADCAFRPGAHTVRVTLARTTLRVEVEAHGTADLWRGEFDATFVEDLTRKTGNFKQFGIFCSMLESALTQSSESVSLELLTYTDLETLHSRKVGAITRPPPSSSSPLNTKRYLILIYSVEFDRIHYPLPLPYAGRPDLVALVRELQEQLAQLRAQRLDETQHLRDVLWRALEEKRAAEARHQREYQQLAAELAQAKASEQRLQLRVKNLTAELASYRRGRQKSASPALRPSERRSASLESHRSSRGHPSPRSLSPAGSRPPRFDPTAFVRARQCRQKEAELRNQRRGVASGSTSPARSHRRSSSAESSRSWRLGVSSGSKANERPEPVPCRDRRVTRTRRPLSTSSCMVPHPAASHKLPACRTVGKRPGKENHSKEPSAELAEIDARLQALQEYMDSLNTRM, via the exons atGACTGACAGCAGCAGTAACCAATGGTGCCGTGGAGATGGGGCGCGGGCTTCTCCTGACAGCCAATGGCAGCgggaggctggagagcagcggGGGCGGGCAGAGCAGCAATGGCATTGCCATGATGGGCGGCGCCAGCAGCCAATGAGCGGCGGAGCGGCATGTGGCCAGCCAATGAGACAGCGCGGG acCCCTCGCACCATGGGCGAGCCGCGGTACCTGCAGGCCGACTGCGCTTTCCGGCCCGGGGCACACACGGTGCGGGTGACCCTGGCCCGCACTACGTTGCGGGTGGAGGTGGAGGCTCACGGCACCGCCGACCTGTGGAGAGGCGAGTTCGATGCCACCT TCGTCGAGGACCTGACCCGCAAAACGGGGAATTTCAAGCAGTTTGGCATTTTCTGCAGCATGCTGGAGTCAGCACTGACGCAG AGCAGCGAGTCCGTCAGCCTGGAGCTCCTCACCTACACCGACTTGGAAACCCTGCATAGCCGGAAAGTGGGGGCAATCACCCGgcctcccccttcctcctcttcccccctcAACACCAAGCGCTACCTCATCCTCATCTACTCTGTGGAGTTCGATAG GATCCATTACCCACTGCCACTGCCCTATGCGGGTCGGCCGGACCTTGTGGCACTGGTgcgggagctgcaggagcagctggcgCAGCTCCGGGCCCAACGCCTGGATGAGACCCAGCACTTGCGGGATGT GCTGTGGCGGGCACTGGAGGAGAAGCGGGCGGCAGAGGCCCGGCACCAGCGCGAGTAccagcagctggctgcagag CTGGCCCAGGCAAAAGCGTcggagcagaggctgcagctgcgGGTGAAGAACCTGACAGCTGAACTGGCCTCCTACAGGAGGGG CCGCCAGAAATCTGCCAGCCCGGCCCTGCGCCCCTCAGAGCGACGCTCTGCATCCCTGGAGAGCCACAGGAGCAGCCGGGGCCACCCCTCGCCACGGTCCCTGTCGCCTGCAG GCTCCCGCCCACCACGCTTTGACCCCACTGCCTTTGTCAGGGCCCGGCAGTGCCGGCAGAAGGAAGCTGAGCTCAGAAA CCAGCGGCGTGGAGTGGCTTCTGGCAGCACCAGCCCGGCGAGGAGCCACAGGCGCAGCTCATCGG CCGAAAGCTCCCGGAGCTGGCGCTTGGGAGTGAGCTCTGGCAGCAAAGCCAATGAGCGCCCCGAGCCCGTGCCCTGCAG ggacaggagagtGACCCGTACACGGAGACCCCTGAGCACCTCATCCTGCATG GTGCCTCACCCAGCTGCCAGCCACAAGCTGCCGGCATGCAGGACTGTTGGCAAGCGCCCTGGTAAAG AGAACCACTCCAAGGAGCCCTCAGCTGAACTGGCTGAGATCGATGCCCGGCTGCAGGCTCTGCAGGAGTACATGGACAGCCTGAACACCCGCATGTGA
- the CCDC61 gene encoding coiled-coil domain-containing protein 61 isoform X2, with amino-acid sequence MTDSSSNQWCRGDGARASPDSQWQREAGEQRGRAEQQWHCHDGRRQQPMSGGAACGQPMRQRGTPRTMGEPRYLQADCAFRPGAHTVRVTLARTTLRVEVEAHGTADLWRGEFDATFVEDLTRKTGNFKQFGIFCSMLESALTQSSESVSLELLTYTDLETLHSRKVGAITRPPPSSSSPLNTKRYLILIYSVEFDRIHYPLPLPYAGRPDLVALVRELQEQLAQLRAQRLDETQHLRDVLWRALEEKRAAEARHQREYQQLAAELAQAKASEQRLQLRVKNLTAELASYRRGRQKSASPALRPSERRSASLESHRSSRGHPSPRSLSPAGSRPPRFDPTAFVRARQCRQKEAELRNQRRGVASGSTSPARSHRRSSSAESSRSWRLGVSSGSKANERPEPVPCRRVTRTRRPLSTSSCMVPHPAASHKLPACRTVGKRPGKENHSKEPSAELAEIDARLQALQEYMDSLNTRM; translated from the exons atGACTGACAGCAGCAGTAACCAATGGTGCCGTGGAGATGGGGCGCGGGCTTCTCCTGACAGCCAATGGCAGCgggaggctggagagcagcggGGGCGGGCAGAGCAGCAATGGCATTGCCATGATGGGCGGCGCCAGCAGCCAATGAGCGGCGGAGCGGCATGTGGCCAGCCAATGAGACAGCGCGGG acCCCTCGCACCATGGGCGAGCCGCGGTACCTGCAGGCCGACTGCGCTTTCCGGCCCGGGGCACACACGGTGCGGGTGACCCTGGCCCGCACTACGTTGCGGGTGGAGGTGGAGGCTCACGGCACCGCCGACCTGTGGAGAGGCGAGTTCGATGCCACCT TCGTCGAGGACCTGACCCGCAAAACGGGGAATTTCAAGCAGTTTGGCATTTTCTGCAGCATGCTGGAGTCAGCACTGACGCAG AGCAGCGAGTCCGTCAGCCTGGAGCTCCTCACCTACACCGACTTGGAAACCCTGCATAGCCGGAAAGTGGGGGCAATCACCCGgcctcccccttcctcctcttcccccctcAACACCAAGCGCTACCTCATCCTCATCTACTCTGTGGAGTTCGATAG GATCCATTACCCACTGCCACTGCCCTATGCGGGTCGGCCGGACCTTGTGGCACTGGTgcgggagctgcaggagcagctggcgCAGCTCCGGGCCCAACGCCTGGATGAGACCCAGCACTTGCGGGATGT GCTGTGGCGGGCACTGGAGGAGAAGCGGGCGGCAGAGGCCCGGCACCAGCGCGAGTAccagcagctggctgcagag CTGGCCCAGGCAAAAGCGTcggagcagaggctgcagctgcgGGTGAAGAACCTGACAGCTGAACTGGCCTCCTACAGGAGGGG CCGCCAGAAATCTGCCAGCCCGGCCCTGCGCCCCTCAGAGCGACGCTCTGCATCCCTGGAGAGCCACAGGAGCAGCCGGGGCCACCCCTCGCCACGGTCCCTGTCGCCTGCAG GCTCCCGCCCACCACGCTTTGACCCCACTGCCTTTGTCAGGGCCCGGCAGTGCCGGCAGAAGGAAGCTGAGCTCAGAAA CCAGCGGCGTGGAGTGGCTTCTGGCAGCACCAGCCCGGCGAGGAGCCACAGGCGCAGCTCATCGG CCGAAAGCTCCCGGAGCTGGCGCTTGGGAGTGAGCTCTGGCAGCAAAGCCAATGAGCGCCCCGAGCCCGTGCCCTGCAG gagagtGACCCGTACACGGAGACCCCTGAGCACCTCATCCTGCATG GTGCCTCACCCAGCTGCCAGCCACAAGCTGCCGGCATGCAGGACTGTTGGCAAGCGCCCTGGTAAAG AGAACCACTCCAAGGAGCCCTCAGCTGAACTGGCTGAGATCGATGCCCGGCTGCAGGCTCTGCAGGAGTACATGGACAGCCTGAACACCCGCATGTGA
- the CCDC61 gene encoding coiled-coil domain-containing protein 61 isoform X3, whose protein sequence is MGEPRYLQADCAFRPGAHTVRVTLARTTLRVEVEAHGTADLWRGEFDATFVEDLTRKTGNFKQFGIFCSMLESALTQSSESVSLELLTYTDLETLHSRKVGAITRPPPSSSSPLNTKRYLILIYSVEFDRIHYPLPLPYAGRPDLVALVRELQEQLAQLRAQRLDETQHLRDVLWRALEEKRAAEARHQREYQQLAAELAQAKASEQRLQLRVKNLTAELASYRRGRQKSASPALRPSERRSASLESHRSSRGHPSPRSLSPAGSRPPRFDPTAFVRARQCRQKEAELRNQRRGVASGSTSPARSHRRSSSAESSRSWRLGVSSGSKANERPEPVPCRDRRVTRTRRPLSTSSCMVPHPAASHKLPACRTVGKRPGKENHSKEPSAELAEIDARLQALQEYMDSLNTRM, encoded by the exons ATGGGCGAGCCGCGGTACCTGCAGGCCGACTGCGCTTTCCGGCCCGGGGCACACACGGTGCGGGTGACCCTGGCCCGCACTACGTTGCGGGTGGAGGTGGAGGCTCACGGCACCGCCGACCTGTGGAGAGGCGAGTTCGATGCCACCT TCGTCGAGGACCTGACCCGCAAAACGGGGAATTTCAAGCAGTTTGGCATTTTCTGCAGCATGCTGGAGTCAGCACTGACGCAG AGCAGCGAGTCCGTCAGCCTGGAGCTCCTCACCTACACCGACTTGGAAACCCTGCATAGCCGGAAAGTGGGGGCAATCACCCGgcctcccccttcctcctcttcccccctcAACACCAAGCGCTACCTCATCCTCATCTACTCTGTGGAGTTCGATAG GATCCATTACCCACTGCCACTGCCCTATGCGGGTCGGCCGGACCTTGTGGCACTGGTgcgggagctgcaggagcagctggcgCAGCTCCGGGCCCAACGCCTGGATGAGACCCAGCACTTGCGGGATGT GCTGTGGCGGGCACTGGAGGAGAAGCGGGCGGCAGAGGCCCGGCACCAGCGCGAGTAccagcagctggctgcagag CTGGCCCAGGCAAAAGCGTcggagcagaggctgcagctgcgGGTGAAGAACCTGACAGCTGAACTGGCCTCCTACAGGAGGGG CCGCCAGAAATCTGCCAGCCCGGCCCTGCGCCCCTCAGAGCGACGCTCTGCATCCCTGGAGAGCCACAGGAGCAGCCGGGGCCACCCCTCGCCACGGTCCCTGTCGCCTGCAG GCTCCCGCCCACCACGCTTTGACCCCACTGCCTTTGTCAGGGCCCGGCAGTGCCGGCAGAAGGAAGCTGAGCTCAGAAA CCAGCGGCGTGGAGTGGCTTCTGGCAGCACCAGCCCGGCGAGGAGCCACAGGCGCAGCTCATCGG CCGAAAGCTCCCGGAGCTGGCGCTTGGGAGTGAGCTCTGGCAGCAAAGCCAATGAGCGCCCCGAGCCCGTGCCCTGCAG ggacaggagagtGACCCGTACACGGAGACCCCTGAGCACCTCATCCTGCATG GTGCCTCACCCAGCTGCCAGCCACAAGCTGCCGGCATGCAGGACTGTTGGCAAGCGCCCTGGTAAAG AGAACCACTCCAAGGAGCCCTCAGCTGAACTGGCTGAGATCGATGCCCGGCTGCAGGCTCTGCAGGAGTACATGGACAGCCTGAACACCCGCATGTGA
- the BLOC1S3 gene encoding biogenesis of lysosome-related organelles complex 1 subunit 3 yields the protein MAAPRPPRVVPGEASESDSEPELLMGTAGQAPGAGLKVPGEASETEEEEEEEQEEQRPKTPPVLAEEPAAVWGGGPSLLQQRLREGTGRLRGAVGSALRQSYGSAARSLGGLGGALGRAQVTAAAAAHCLRLARRDLRAVADTIDIVTACHLLPDIRGQL from the coding sequence AtggccgccccccgccccccccgcgtAGTGCCGGGCGAAGCCTCCGAGAGCGACTCGGAGCCGGAGCTGCTGATGGGGACGGCAGGGCAGgcccccggggccgggctgAAGGTGCCGGGCGAAGCCTCCGAGAccgaagaggaggaggaggaggagcaggaggagcagaggccGAAGACTCCGCCAGTGCTGGCGGAGGAGCCGGCGGCGGTTTGGGGGGGCGGCCCCTCGCTGCTGCAGCAGCGGCTGCGGGAGGGCACGGGGCGGCTGCGGGGGGCGGTGGGCAGCGCCCTTCGGCAGAGCTACGGCAGCGCTGCCCGGAGCCTGggggggctcggcggggcccTGGGACGGGCGCAGGTCaccgccgccgcggccgcccaCTGCCTGCGCCTGGCCCGCCGCGATCTGCGCGCCGTGGCCGACACCATCGACATCGTCACGGCCTGTCACCTCCTGCCCGACATCCGCGGGCAGCTCTGA
- the DHRS7C gene encoding dehydrogenase/reductase SDR family member 7C, translated as MGIFSVLALPLLLLGISGIIYIYQSVRWLLSKSAVQNKVVVITDAISGLGKECSRVFHAGGARLVLCGRTWEKLEALYDALISVTDPSMTYAPKLILLDISDISCIRDVAKEILNCYGCVDILINNASMKVKGAVQSISLELDKKIMDANYFGPITLTKAILPNMISRRTGQIVLINSIQGKIGIPFRAAYAASKHAAVGFFDCLRAEMEEFDISVSTVNPTFICSYHRQPTPGNWEASIWKFFFRKVSYGVHPVEVAEEVLRTVSRKKQEVLMANPIPRAAVYIRTFFPELFFAIVASGIREKLKTEEEN; from the exons ATGGGTATCTTTTCTGTACTTGCTCTACCATTGCTGCTCTTAGGGATCAGtggaattatttatatttaccAGTCAGTCAGGTGGCTCTTGTCCAAGTCAGCGGTGCAGAACAAGGTAGTGGTGATCACGGATGCCATCTCTGGACTAGGCAAGG AATGTTCTCGTGTGTTTCATGCAGGAGGAGCAAGGCTTGTGTTGTGTGGCAGGACATGGGAGAAGTTAGAAGCCTTGTATGATGCCTTAATTAGCGTGACAGACCCCAGCATG ACATATGCACCAAAGCTCATACTCCTGGATATCTCAGACATCAGCTGCATTCGAGACGTAGCTAAGGAAATCCTGAACTGCTATGGCTGTGTGGATATACTGATCAACAATGCAAGTATGAAGGTGAAGGGAGCAGTGCAGAGCATTTCACTGGAACTTGATAAAAAGATAATGGATGCCAACTATTTTGGACCTATAACATTAACCaaag CCATTCTTCCTAACATGATCTCAAGAAGAACTGGTCAGATTGTTCTAATTAATAGCATCCAAGGGAAAATAGGAATCCCATTTCGTGCAGCTT atgcTGCATCCAAGCATGCTGCTGTAGGCTTTTTTGATTGTCTTCGAGCTGAAATGGAGGAATTTGATATTTCTGTCAGCACTGTGAATCCAACCTTCATCTGTTCATACCATCGCCAACCAACACCAGGCAACTGGGAGGCATCTATTTGGAAAT TCTTTTTCAGGAAGGTGTCATACGGCGTGCACCCGGTGGAGGTGGCAGAGGAGGTCCTGCGCACAGTGAGCAGGAAGAAGCAGGAGGTGCTTATGGCCAATCCcatccccagagcagcagtttaCATTCGAACCTTCTTCCCTGAGCTGTTTTTTGCCATCGTTGCCTCAGGGATTAGGGAAAAGCTgaagacagaagaggaaaattga